The following coding sequences lie in one bacterium genomic window:
- a CDS encoding ribonuclease P protein component: protein MLPQKRKVGTELFPLIIKKGKTISSDHFSFKFSPLPGITESKFSFVVSGKISKKATERNLLKRRGYNVIKKNSALKIIPVVGVFFAKKGSTALSFSTLEQEINNLLLKAFACAPPDREPVCRDFGTGRRHGLGRRII, encoded by the coding sequence ATGCTTCCACAAAAAAGAAAGGTCGGTACAGAGCTATTTCCCCTCATAATAAAAAAAGGTAAAACTATTTCCTCCGACCATTTTTCTTTCAAGTTTTCACCACTTCCCGGAATCACAGAAAGTAAATTCTCCTTTGTTGTTTCAGGTAAAATATCAAAAAAAGCGACAGAGAGAAACTTACTCAAACGACGCGGATATAATGTTATTAAAAAAAACAGCGCGTTGAAAATAATTCCCGTGGTCGGAGTGTTTTTCGCTAAAAAGGGTTCAACGGCGTTGTCTTTTTCAACACTTGAACAGGAAATAAATAACTTACTCCTCAAAGCATTTGCCTGCGCGCCGCCTGATCGCGAGCCTGTCTGCCGTGACTTCGGCACAGGCAGGCGCCATGGCTTAGGTAGGCGGATTATTTAG
- the yidD gene encoding membrane protein insertion efficiency factor YidD has translation MKSALIAIIKFYQKTISPDQGFLRRIQVTRTGTCVFYPTCSQYTIEAIDKYGVLRGTIMGVRRVLCCHPWQKNNIDPLV, from the coding sequence ATGAAGAGCGCACTCATTGCAATCATTAAGTTCTATCAAAAAACAATTTCCCCCGATCAAGGATTTTTGCGTCGGATACAGGTCACGAGAACAGGAACATGTGTTTTTTACCCAACATGTTCGCAGTACACCATAGAAGCAATCGACAAATATGGAGTTTTGAGGGGGACCATTATGGGCGTGCGAAGAGTGCTTTGTTGTCATCCTTGGCAGAAAAATAACATAGACCCTCTTGTGTAA
- the rpmH gene encoding 50S ribosomal protein L34, translated as MSRTYQPKKKKRQTTHGFLVRKQTKGGKNVLKRRARKGRKRLSV; from the coding sequence ATGTCCAGAACATATCAACCCAAAAAGAAGAAACGACAAACAACACACGGATTTCTTGTAAGAAAACAAACAAAAGGCGGAAAAAATGTTCTTAAAAGAAGGGCGAGGAAAGGAAGAAAGCGCCTCAGTGTGTAA
- the dnaA gene encoding chromosomal replication initiator protein DnaA, protein MLDNKQLWEHALVEIELNVSKANFSTWFKNTHIIKRDSGTVFLGVPNEFVKDWLFNKYHKFILKALRVTEEGTRGLEYIVYKDDHPPKESAQGTHKELREPIGTPLPSFNDLYIDKEDNLNPRYVFSSFIIGPFNELAHAASQAVIKKLGTAYNPLFIYGETGLGKTHLIQSIGNYVKKMGVGKKIHYTTSEKFSIDYINSVQANKVNGFKEKYRKYDILIMDDIQFLSNKEKTQEELFHLFNTLYDNNKQIIFSSDKHPTYIPDLENRLKSRFGAGMIVDIQTPDYESRLAILKSKAGTSNFSPPDETLEYLASIIQGNIRDLEGVLNLVICQSQLKNRYLNLNEIKVLIKNSAKPRKSVSIKDVIKTVAEFYNIEEETIYEKTRRKEVVKPRQVVMYILREDFNISFPSIGQKLGGRDHTTVIHSCEKIKNDIKHDNFLLQEIEQIRGIL, encoded by the coding sequence ATGCTTGATAACAAACAACTTTGGGAACATGCGCTCGTCGAGATTGAGTTGAATGTATCGAAAGCAAATTTTAGCACATGGTTTAAAAACACTCATATTATAAAGCGTGACAGCGGAACAGTTTTTTTAGGAGTTCCCAATGAATTTGTAAAAGATTGGTTATTTAATAAATACCACAAATTTATCCTCAAGGCCCTTCGTGTGACCGAGGAAGGGACTCGTGGCCTTGAGTATATTGTATACAAAGACGATCATCCTCCAAAAGAAAGCGCCCAGGGTACCCACAAAGAACTGCGCGAACCCATAGGAACACCACTTCCTTCATTTAATGATTTATATATAGATAAAGAGGATAACCTGAATCCAAGATATGTATTCAGCTCATTCATTATTGGTCCCTTTAATGAACTTGCCCACGCGGCTTCACAGGCAGTCATAAAAAAACTTGGTACAGCATATAATCCGCTTTTCATTTATGGAGAAACGGGATTGGGTAAAACACACCTCATCCAATCAATAGGAAACTATGTAAAAAAAATGGGGGTGGGGAAAAAAATACACTATACTACGTCTGAAAAATTTTCGATTGACTATATAAATTCGGTTCAGGCAAATAAAGTAAACGGTTTTAAGGAAAAATACAGAAAGTATGATATTTTAATCATGGATGATATTCAGTTTCTTTCAAACAAAGAAAAGACGCAGGAAGAATTGTTTCATTTATTTAACACCCTATACGACAACAATAAACAAATTATTTTTTCTTCAGACAAACACCCAACCTACATTCCTGATCTTGAAAATCGTCTCAAATCAAGATTTGGCGCAGGAATGATTGTTGACATACAAACACCGGATTATGAATCGCGACTCGCGATTTTGAAATCCAAAGCAGGAACAAGTAACTTTTCACCCCCCGACGAAACTCTTGAGTATCTTGCGTCAATCATACAAGGGAACATTAGGGACCTTGAGGGTGTATTAAACCTTGTAATATGCCAATCTCAACTCAAAAACAGGTATCTAAACCTCAATGAAATCAAGGTGCTTATTAAAAACAGCGCCAAACCAAGAAAATCGGTCTCTATCAAGGATGTTATAAAAACTGTTGCTGAATTTTATAACATCGAAGAAGAAACTATTTATGAGAAAACGAGAAGGAAAGAAGTAGTGAAGCCTCGTCAGGTTGTTATGTATATTTTGCGGGAAGATTTTAATATTTCTTTCCCTTCTATTGGTCAAAAACTTGGTGGGAGAGATCACACCACAGTGATTCACTCTTGTGAAAAAATAAAAAATGATATTAAACATGATAATTTTTTATTACAAGAAATAGAGCAGATTCGCGGAATATTGTAG